Genomic window (Achromobacter sp. B7):
CGAAATTAACTTGAGTTAATTTGGATTGTCAAAATTCCGGCATGGCTTGAACAATAGGTCCATCGTCAGCCCTTATGCACTGGAGCAATCGAATGGCCCTGCAAGTCCGAAAGATCATCAGCTATGTGGAAAAGACCTGCATCGAAGGCGGCAAGCCGGCCGAGCGGCCGCTGATCATGATCGTTGCCGCCGCCGTGATCCGCAACCCGTGGGCGGGCCTGCCGTTTCAGGAAGACCTGCGCCCGCGGATCCTGGAAAACGCGCCGCCCCTGGGCGAACTGCTGGTGGCCGAAATACTGCGGCAGGCGGGGTCGGCAGACCAGATCGAAGCCTATGGCAAGGCCGCCGTGGTGGGCACGTCGGGCGAGGTCGAGCACGCGTCCGCACTGATCCACACGCTGCGCTTTGGCAACGCCTATCGCAACGCCGTGGGCGGCACCAGCTACCTGGCCTTTACCAACACGCGCGGCGGCCCGGGTTGCGTGATTTCCGTGCCCTTGATGCACAAGGAAGACGAAGGCTTGCGTTCGCACTACCTGACCGTGCAGACCAATATCAACGACGCCCCCGCGCCCGACGAAATCGTTATTGCGCTGGGCGCGGCAACGTCCGGCCGGCCGCACCACCGCATCGGCAACCGCTATTCCGATTTGCAGGAACTGGCGCAAGAGGCGCAATCGAAATGAGCACGCCACGTCGACGTTCCGGTCGTGGCGCGCCGCTGGTGTTGCTGCACGGCGTGGGGCTGGACCACACGCTTTGGGATGATCTGGCGCCGCTGCTGGAACCCCGCTTCGACGTGCTGCGTTACGACCTGCTGGGCCATGGCGCGGCGCCCGGCATCCAGGGTGCCGCGAACATCGGGAAATTTATCGAGCAGCTGGATGCCGAGCTGGATGCGGCGGGTTGGGGCGAAGCCAACGTGCTGGGCTATTCGATGGGCGGTTTGATCGCGGGCGCCTACGCCGCCGCGCGGCCCCATCGCGTGACCCGGCTGGTGCTGCTCAGCACGGTGTTCCAGCGCACGCCCGACGAGGTGCAGGCCGTGAAGGCGCGTCTGGTGGCGGCTGCCACGCAGGACGTGGCGACGTCGGCGGCGGTCTCGCTGCAACGCTGGTTCACGCCCGCGTTCGAGGCCGCCCGCCCCGAACGCGTCGCTGCCATCGGCCACCGCTTGATAAAAAACAACCGCGCCAACTTCCTGGCGGCCTATCGTCTGTTCGCGCATGGCGACGCGCTGCTGGCGCAAGCCGCGCCGGATATCGCCTGCCCCACGCTGGTGATGACAGGCGGGGATGACGTCGGGTCCACGCCTCGCATGACGCGCGCGTTGGGGCGGGCACTGCCGGACGCCCGAGTGCGCGTGCTGGATGGGCAACGGCATATGCTGCCGGTGGAAGCGCCCGAGGCGCTGGCCTCGGCGTTGCACGGCTTTTTATTGCCGGGGGGGCAATCGGATGCGCGACCGGACGGTATGCCCGACCGGACGAATGACCCGGCGGCCCAGCCACTGCGGGGCCCGTCATCAAGCCCGTTTCCTGGCCCTAGGATGTAGGAAACCCAGGCCCAACGCCGGCCGCCACGCCCACACCGCCGACCACGCAGCCCCCCGCTGAATCGCCCGCCCAACAGAGGCGATCGGCCAACGCTCTGAAGACGGAGCGCAGATGGAGACAAATGCATGAATCGCAGAACCGTTTTGAAGCACCTGGCCCTGGGCGCAACGACGCCGCTGGCCGCATCGCTGGGCTTGTCGTTCGGTTTGTCGCTAAGCCGTAATGCCGCCGCGCGCGAGGCGCCGCTGCGCGTCATCGTGCCGTTTCCGCCGGGTGGCGGCACCGACGTGCTGGGCCGCGTCATTGCCGCCACCCTGGAAGGCGCGCTGGACCGCCCCGTGGTCGTGGAAAACAAGCCCGGCGCCAGCGGCATGCTGGGCGCCGACTACACCGCCAACGGCGCCAAGGATGGCAGCGTGCTGCTGTTTGCCGGACTGGTGCCGTCCGTGCGCTACTACGCGCGTCCGCCCGAAGAGGTGCTCAAGCAACTGGCGCCCGTCTGCCCCATCGCGCGTTCTCCGTACATGGTGGCCGTCAATGCCGACCTGCCCGCCAAGACGCTGGCCGACCTGGTTGCCCAGGCCAAGCGCGATCCCAAAGGCTTGACGTTCGGGTCGCCCGGCAACGCCACGCCACAGCACCTGGCCACCGAACTGCTGCAAGCCGCGTGCGGCATCGACCTGCTGCATGTGCCGTATCGCGGCACGGGCCCGATGATGACCGACCTGCTGGGCGGCCAGATCCAGTTGGTGGTAGCCACGGTGGCCGCCGTTGAACCGTATATGAAGGGCGGACGTCTGCGCGTGCTGGCCGTTACCAGCCGTGAGCGGCTGCCCAAGTATCCCGACATCCCCACGGTTGCGGAAAGCGGCTACGCCGGGTTCGACGCGCAGATCCAGTTCGGCACGTATTGCGCGGCCGGCACGCCCGACGCGGTGATCGCTGCGTTGAACCAGGGCATCAACCGCGCACTGCAAACCGAGGCCGTGCGCGGCAAGCTGGCCGAACAGGGCTTTGCGCCGACGGGCGGCACGCCCGCGCAGTTGCAACAGTCGCTGCTGGCCGAGATCCGCAACGTGGCTGGGCTGGTGCAGGCGGGCAAGGTCCGGGTGGATCTGTAGCGATCGTTGCCGCGTCGGTGCAAGCGGCAACGTGCGGGTCGAGCTGTAGCGATCTGTAGCGGGCGGTAGCGAAGGGGCGCGCAGCCGCCGCAAGGCCTGATTAGAATTCGGACTTCTTCCTTTCCGCCCGCCCGCCATGTTCCGTCCCTATTCGCGTCTGCCCGCCGCCCTGCTTCTATCCGCCGTGGTGACCTGCGGCGCGGCGCAAGCGGCCAGCGGGCCTTGCCCGGAAGCGGCCGGCATCGTGCGCACCGTCTACAACAATACCGACAAGCCCGACGCCCAAGGCCGCATCCGCTTGAAGGAAGGGCACGCCATCGTCACGCTTTCCGACGCGGACGTGGGCGCGCCGTTTGCCGTGGCATGCAAGGCATGGCCCGCCAAACCGGACCTGTTGCTGGTGGCGGTACCGCTGATGCAAGACACCCCCGACCCCGAGAACGGCCACGTCGGCGATCTGGACGTGCTGGTGCTGGACAAGCAAACGTTGCAAGTGCGCCAACGGCGGCGCCTGGTGGGCCTGATGTCGGACGATGCGGTGCGCATCGCCGGGCTGGCGTTCGACACCGCGCGCTACGACGTGGCAACCGACAAGCGCGCCTTCGGCATCCGCATCGAACGCGAAGGCGCATCGCGCGCCAACCCGTTCGATGAAACCAGCTTGCGGTTATTCACCGTGCACGACAACGAGTTGCGCCTGGTGCTGGACGGCATGTCCGTCAACCGCTCGTCGGGCGTGTGGGACACCACGTGCGCGGGCGAATTCTCGGAAAGCGCCGTCAGCTTGGCAATAGGTGACACGCAACGCCGCGGCTACCGTGACCTGATCGCCACCGAATCCCACTCGGCCAGCCGCGCTTCGGTGCAGCAAGGCGACTGCAAGGAAAAGACCGTCAAGCAAGGCAAGACCCGCCACACGCTGAAATTCGACGGCAAGCGCTACCGCATCCCGGCCGCGCTACGGTCCATGGATCGCGACAGCGCTGGATAGGCCAGATTTGCCGCAGCGCAATGAACAACCCAGCAGGCGGCAACAGCGCCGGCGGCCGGCCAGACCGCTATCAGGCCGGCCCGCTTGATCCCCGCCCCGCTTCGGCGTTCGCATATTTCCCAGTTTTCCCCTTCAGTATTCTTAGTCGTCCTATAGCCATACGCTGACCCGCTGTCCAAGATGTGCCGCATGACGCATTCAAAGGGGGCATCGTGAGTCACAAACATGACTTCCGATTTAGCTTTGGCATCGTAGGCGGCATGGATTTTGACGTGGTCGAGTTCACACTGGACGAGGGCTTGTCCGAGCCGTTTCGCCTGGAACTGGATCTGGCCAGCCACGAATCGTCGGTGGACTTCGGCCTGGTGCTGGACCAGGCGGCGCTGCTGACCGTCTGGTATCAAGGCGCCCCGGTACGCTACGTGCACGGCGTGGTCTCGCGCTTCGAGCAAGGCGCCACCGGCTTTCGCCGCACCCGCTACCGCGCCACCGTTGAACCGCTACTGGCGCGCGCCGGCCTGTGTTCCGACTGGCGCATCTTCCAGCAGTTGTCCGTAGCCGAAATCCTGCATGCGGTGCTTAAAGAGCACGGCGTCCTGGACTACGAACAGACGGTGACGCACGAACACCTGCCCCGCGAATACTGCGTGCAGGCCGGCGACACCGATCTGTACTTCATGGAACGCCTGGCCCGCGAAGAAGGCTTCTTCCATGCGTTTCATCACCACGCCAAAGGCCACCGTCTGGTCCACAGCGACCGCTTGCACATACACGGCAACATCGCTGGTGGCCCGGTGCGCTATCTTCCCGCCCCGGGCGGGGACCAACCCGAACCCGCGCTACGCCGCTTCGCCTACGCCGAACAGGTGCGCACGGCCCGCCAGACCCAGCGCGACTACACCTACACGCACCCGCAATACACACAGGAACACAGCCGCGACGGTGTCGACATGCACCACCAGCACCGTCACTACGAACGGTACGACTACCCGGGACGCTACAAGCGCGACGAAGCGGGCATTCCGTTTACCGAGAACCGCCTGCGCGGGCTGCGACGGGATGCCCGCATCGCCACGGTGGAAGGAAACGACCCTCGTTTGGTCCCCGGGCTGTCGTTCGAACTGGCAGGCCATCCACGCGGCGACCTGAACCAAGGCTGGCGCCCCATACGCATGCGTCACCACGGCGTGCAGCACAGCAGCCAACAGGAAGACAGCGCCGACGCGCAGCAAGGCACCCGTTATGGCTATACGGCGGAGCTGGTCTCCAAGCGCACGGAATGGCGACCCGAACCGCTGCCCAAGCCTCGCATCGATGGCCCGCAGATTGCCACGGTGACCGGGCCAAAAGGGGAAGAGATCTATTGCGACAGCTACGGGCGCGTCAAAGTGCAGTTCCCTTGGGACCGCCTGGGCAGCCATGACGAACACAGCTCGTGCTGGATCCGCGTGTCGCAAAACTGGGCGG
Coding sequences:
- a CDS encoding amino acid synthesis family protein, encoding MALQVRKIISYVEKTCIEGGKPAERPLIMIVAAAVIRNPWAGLPFQEDLRPRILENAPPLGELLVAEILRQAGSADQIEAYGKAAVVGTSGEVEHASALIHTLRFGNAYRNAVGGTSYLAFTNTRGGPGCVISVPLMHKEDEGLRSHYLTVQTNINDAPAPDEIVIALGAATSGRPHHRIGNRYSDLQELAQEAQSK
- a CDS encoding alpha/beta fold hydrolase, encoding MSTPRRRSGRGAPLVLLHGVGLDHTLWDDLAPLLEPRFDVLRYDLLGHGAAPGIQGAANIGKFIEQLDAELDAAGWGEANVLGYSMGGLIAGAYAAARPHRVTRLVLLSTVFQRTPDEVQAVKARLVAAATQDVATSAAVSLQRWFTPAFEAARPERVAAIGHRLIKNNRANFLAAYRLFAHGDALLAQAAPDIACPTLVMTGGDDVGSTPRMTRALGRALPDARVRVLDGQRHMLPVEAPEALASALHGFLLPGGQSDARPDGMPDRTNDPAAQPLRGPSSSPFPGPRM
- a CDS encoding tripartite tricarboxylate transporter substrate binding protein, translated to MNRRTVLKHLALGATTPLAASLGLSFGLSLSRNAAAREAPLRVIVPFPPGGGTDVLGRVIAATLEGALDRPVVVENKPGASGMLGADYTANGAKDGSVLLFAGLVPSVRYYARPPEEVLKQLAPVCPIARSPYMVAVNADLPAKTLADLVAQAKRDPKGLTFGSPGNATPQHLATELLQAACGIDLLHVPYRGTGPMMTDLLGGQIQLVVATVAAVEPYMKGGRLRVLAVTSRERLPKYPDIPTVAESGYAGFDAQIQFGTYCAAGTPDAVIAALNQGINRALQTEAVRGKLAEQGFAPTGGTPAQLQQSLLAEIRNVAGLVQAGKVRVDL
- a CDS encoding type VI secretion system Vgr family protein; translation: MSHKHDFRFSFGIVGGMDFDVVEFTLDEGLSEPFRLELDLASHESSVDFGLVLDQAALLTVWYQGAPVRYVHGVVSRFEQGATGFRRTRYRATVEPLLARAGLCSDWRIFQQLSVAEILHAVLKEHGVLDYEQTVTHEHLPREYCVQAGDTDLYFMERLAREEGFFHAFHHHAKGHRLVHSDRLHIHGNIAGGPVRYLPAPGGDQPEPALRRFAYAEQVRTARQTQRDYTYTHPQYTQEHSRDGVDMHHQHRHYERYDYPGRYKRDEAGIPFTENRLRGLRRDARIATVEGNDPRLVPGLSFELAGHPRGDLNQGWRPIRMRHHGVQHSSQQEDSADAQQGTRYGYTAELVSKRTEWRPEPLPKPRIDGPQIATVTGPKGEEIYCDSYGRVKVQFPWDRLGSHDEHSSCWIRVSQNWAGAMWGHMAIPRIGQEVIVNFLDGDVDQAVITGRTHMALQLPPYELPRHKTRMTIKSQTHKGEGYNELRFEDERDQEEIFVHAQRDQNIHVNHDETTFVGHDRSEKIENDETIAIGRNRRETVATDEQVDIGQDRRHSTGQDDFLNVGRNHTIHTAKDRTEEVGNSRRDKTAANHWTDIGGYAETRIDGYDLLEVGQKIHRKTTVYELQTGEKVVFKGPGGTITIDGSGITLDGVEIKIKGPLSQSSAGAGSALQIAGVPAVSRDVDPADIPLSE